The nucleotide window GGCTTCCCAACCCTCAACGTTATGGACTTCGTCAAAGACCATGTAGTCCACGTCTCCGTAGACTTGGTAGATGGCCTGCTCTAGGTCCCTAGGATCCTTAGCCTTAAGCCTAGAGAGGTTTTCGTCGTCAAAGTTTACGTAAGAGAAGCCCTTACCCTTAAGGAGGAGCGTCGCTAGAGCCGATCTCCCACCCCTCCTTACGCCCAATATCGCTAGGACGTTGGGAACCTCAAGGTAGTCTGAAATGTCAGGTACATCCCTGGAGACGTAGTTTTTGAGAGCCTATTCCCCTAAGATATCCTTCTGGTCAGCTAGCACCCTTTTCAACTCCTCTGGGGGGATACCGGATTATATTCCGGTATATCTAGATAAAGTTCATGGATTATATTCCGGTATATCTCGAGAGAACTCTATCACGTTCCGTAACTTGGGATAAAACGAAGGGAACGCCAATTTTTACTTCAATTAATCAAAATCTTTTCGAAGATATTTTACCTCTCGGAACGTCGGTGAGGAAAGAGGGGTAAATTGATCAAGTTGATAATTCCTAGACTAGGGAGACCAACATACAAATGAAAATCTTAAAAGTAGATTCATTATTATGAATGAAAATAAACTAG belongs to Metallosphaera tengchongensis and includes:
- a CDS encoding AAA family ATPase; amino-acid sequence: MSDYLEVPNVLAILGVRRGGRSALATLLLKGKGFSYVNFDDENLSRLKAKDPRDLEQAIYQVYGDVDYMVFDEVHNVEGWEAFITRFRDSKGIVLTGSNSRML